The Microbacter sp. GSS18 genome has a segment encoding these proteins:
- the ugpC gene encoding sn-glycerol-3-phosphate ABC transporter ATP-binding protein UgpC has translation MATVTFDNATRLYPGGTRPAVDKLNLEIEDGEFLVLVGPSGCGKSTSLRMLAGLEEVNSGRILIGDRDVTDVAPKDRDIAMVFQNYALYPHMTVAENMGFALKIAGVGKDERAQRVLEAAKLLDLEQYLTRKPKALSGGQRQRVAMGRAIVRQPQVFLMDEPLSNLDAKLRVQTRTQIASLQRRLGVTTVYVTHDQTEALTMGDRIAVLKDGLLQQVGTPRDLYEKPQNVFVAGFIGSPAMNLFPVPLAEGGIQFGTRLVGIDDATDKAHGSEVTAGVRPEDIIVNPEDGKGLSVVVDLVEELGADGYLYGHTDIHGKRTDIVARVDGRNHANAGETVILAPVPHHVHVFDAETGERLTSAPIASA, from the coding sequence ATGGCGACCGTCACTTTCGACAACGCGACGCGTCTGTACCCCGGGGGCACGCGCCCCGCCGTCGACAAGCTCAACCTCGAGATCGAGGACGGCGAGTTCCTCGTTCTCGTCGGCCCGTCCGGTTGCGGCAAGTCCACGTCCCTGCGCATGCTGGCCGGCCTCGAAGAGGTCAACTCGGGCCGCATCCTCATCGGCGACCGCGACGTCACCGATGTCGCTCCCAAGGACCGCGACATCGCGATGGTGTTCCAGAACTACGCGCTGTACCCGCACATGACCGTCGCCGAGAACATGGGCTTCGCCCTGAAGATCGCCGGTGTCGGCAAGGACGAGCGCGCGCAGCGCGTCCTCGAGGCCGCGAAGCTGCTCGACCTCGAGCAGTACCTGACCCGCAAGCCGAAGGCCCTGTCCGGCGGTCAGCGCCAGCGCGTCGCGATGGGCCGCGCGATCGTCCGCCAGCCCCAGGTGTTCCTCATGGACGAGCCGCTGTCGAACCTCGACGCCAAGCTCCGCGTCCAGACGCGCACGCAGATCGCGTCGCTCCAGCGCCGCCTCGGCGTCACCACGGTCTACGTGACCCACGACCAGACCGAGGCCCTGACGATGGGCGACCGCATCGCGGTCCTCAAGGACGGACTGCTGCAGCAGGTCGGCACCCCGCGCGACCTGTACGAGAAGCCGCAGAACGTCTTCGTGGCCGGCTTCATCGGCTCGCCGGCGATGAACCTGTTCCCGGTTCCGCTCGCCGAGGGCGGCATCCAGTTCGGCACCCGACTGGTCGGCATCGACGACGCCACCGACAAGGCCCACGGCAGCGAGGTCACCGCCGGCGTCCGCCCCGAGGACATCATCGTCAACCCCGAGGACGGCAAGGGCCTCTCGGTCGTCGTCGACCTCGTCGAGGAGCTCGGCGCCGACGGCTACCTGTACGGGCACACCGACATCCACGGCAAGCGCACCGACATCGTCGCGCGCGTCGACGGCCGCAACCACGCGAACGCGGGCGAGACCGTCATCCTGGCCCCGGTGCCGCACCACGTGCACGTGTTCGACGCCGAGACGGGCGAGCGCCTGACGTCCGCTCCGATCGCATCGGCCTGA
- a CDS encoding thioredoxin domain-containing protein has protein sequence MSSDDPSNAPSPSERRDAVREKAQQVHARQRRARRIRAAVISLVAVVVVAVTASVVTWVVSSDASQPMLSPSNMTDDGFAVTSVAGVALSSDVQQDATPSPSPSDEPEPTPTDHPVIEIRVYVDYLSTASRDFQVANVQQLAKWVSEDAATLTYYPVSMLTAKSNGTKYSLRAAGAAACVGAHSPETFFAFNNALLAQQPEVGTGGYDDSELASMAIASGAQNPKTVRECIEEGEYRAWAQAATERALEGLPDTDIALTGTPTVLVNGSPYVGSLTDPKEFSQFVLTLASDAYYQATPTPTPTAEP, from the coding sequence ATGTCGAGCGACGATCCTTCGAATGCGCCGAGCCCGAGCGAGCGTCGGGACGCCGTTCGCGAGAAGGCGCAGCAGGTGCACGCCCGGCAGCGCCGCGCCCGTCGCATCCGCGCAGCGGTGATCTCGCTGGTCGCGGTCGTCGTCGTCGCCGTGACCGCGTCGGTCGTCACGTGGGTCGTATCCTCGGACGCCTCGCAGCCGATGCTGTCGCCGTCGAACATGACCGACGACGGCTTCGCGGTGACCTCGGTCGCCGGCGTCGCGCTCAGCAGCGACGTCCAGCAGGACGCCACGCCGAGCCCCTCGCCGAGCGACGAGCCCGAGCCCACGCCGACCGACCACCCCGTCATCGAGATCCGCGTCTACGTCGACTACCTCTCGACGGCGTCGCGCGACTTCCAGGTGGCGAACGTCCAGCAGCTGGCCAAGTGGGTCAGCGAGGACGCCGCGACGCTGACCTACTACCCGGTGTCGATGCTCACGGCGAAGTCCAACGGGACGAAGTACTCGCTGCGCGCCGCCGGCGCGGCCGCGTGCGTCGGCGCGCACTCGCCCGAGACCTTCTTCGCCTTCAACAACGCCCTGCTGGCACAGCAGCCGGAGGTCGGCACGGGAGGTTACGACGACAGCGAGCTGGCGTCGATGGCGATCGCGTCCGGTGCGCAGAACCCCAAGACGGTGCGCGAGTGCATCGAAGAGGGCGAGTACCGCGCGTGGGCGCAGGCCGCCACCGAGCGCGCGCTCGAGGGCCTGCCGGACACCGACATCGCCCTCACCGGGACGCCGACCGTGCTGGTGAACGGCTCGCCCTACGTCGGGTCGCTGACCGACCCCAAGGAGTTCTCGCAGTTCGTCCTGACGCTCGCGAGCGACGCCTACTACCAGGCGACGCCCACCCCCACGCCGACGGCCGAGCCGTAG